A single region of the Mycobacterium avium subsp. avium genome encodes:
- a CDS encoding nuclear transport factor 2 family protein produces MESPDPAGTGVVERYLQCLAAHDWDGLAGTIADDGLTREGPFRDVIEGKAEYLDYLRRVLTELPGHRLEVQRVSHVDAGRCYVELTEAFDIDGATRRWPECILFERGGDGLISHISVFFKQGR; encoded by the coding sequence GTGGAGTCCCCCGATCCGGCCGGGACCGGCGTAGTCGAGCGCTACCTGCAGTGCCTGGCCGCGCACGACTGGGACGGCCTGGCCGGCACCATCGCCGACGACGGGCTGACCCGGGAGGGCCCGTTCCGCGACGTCATCGAGGGCAAGGCCGAATACCTGGACTACCTGCGCAGGGTCCTCACCGAGCTGCCCGGCCACCGGCTCGAGGTGCAGCGGGTGTCACACGTGGACGCCGGGCGCTGCTACGTCGAATTGACCGAGGCGTTCGACATCGACGGCGCCACCCGGCGGTGGCCGGAGTGCATCCTGTTCGAGCGGGGCGGCGACGGGCTGATCTCTCATATCAGCGTGTTCTTCAAACAGGGGCGCTGA
- a CDS encoding NDMA-dependent alcohol dehydrogenase codes for MKCRAAVIRGVGRDWEIAEIELDPPRSGEVLVRMAVAGICHSDDHLFTGDVVPTPEVVAASGQPAPDWFPLLGGHEGAGVVAEVGPNVTSVRPGDHVALSFIPACGSCRFCVNGQSYICDVGASLFVREMPTDGTCRRHLGAENLLAYGQLGTFAEYAVLSERSVIKIDEAIPFHAASLVSCGVSTGWGSATVSAGTEPGDTVVVIGAGGVGMNALQGARAVGAKYVVAVDPIAAKRDSAKIFGATHTAASARDAIPLVREITAGLMADRVVVCPGVVHVDSIPLALALLRKGGVCVLTGITPFTEPPVPLVLQEMTLSAKQLRGALYGGMNPRTSVPMLLSLYQAGDLKLDELVTRHYRLDEINEAFADLREGRNIRGVIDFAGR; via the coding sequence ATGAAGTGTCGTGCCGCCGTGATCCGCGGGGTCGGCCGGGACTGGGAGATCGCCGAGATCGAGCTCGACCCGCCGCGCAGCGGTGAGGTGCTGGTGCGGATGGCCGTCGCCGGGATCTGCCACTCCGACGACCATCTGTTCACCGGTGACGTGGTGCCGACGCCCGAGGTGGTCGCCGCGAGCGGTCAGCCCGCGCCGGACTGGTTCCCGCTGCTCGGCGGTCACGAGGGCGCCGGTGTCGTCGCGGAAGTCGGGCCCAACGTGACGTCGGTGCGCCCGGGCGACCACGTGGCGCTGTCGTTCATCCCGGCGTGCGGCAGCTGCCGGTTCTGCGTGAACGGCCAGAGCTACATCTGCGACGTCGGCGCCAGCCTGTTCGTGCGCGAGATGCCCACCGACGGGACCTGCCGCCGCCATCTCGGTGCGGAAAACCTGTTGGCCTACGGGCAACTCGGCACCTTCGCCGAGTACGCGGTGCTCTCGGAACGGTCCGTCATCAAGATCGACGAGGCGATTCCGTTCCATGCCGCCTCCCTGGTGTCGTGCGGGGTCAGCACCGGATGGGGCTCGGCGACGGTGTCGGCGGGCACCGAACCGGGCGACACCGTGGTGGTGATCGGCGCCGGCGGTGTCGGGATGAACGCGCTGCAGGGCGCCCGCGCGGTGGGCGCGAAGTACGTCGTCGCGGTGGATCCCATTGCAGCCAAACGGGATTCGGCCAAGATCTTCGGCGCCACGCACACCGCCGCGTCCGCGCGGGACGCCATACCGCTGGTCAGGGAGATCACCGCCGGCCTGATGGCCGACCGGGTGGTGGTCTGTCCCGGCGTGGTGCACGTGGACTCGATCCCGTTGGCGCTGGCGCTGCTGCGCAAGGGCGGGGTCTGCGTGCTGACCGGCATCACCCCGTTCACCGAGCCCCCGGTTCCGCTGGTGCTGCAGGAGATGACGCTGTCGGCCAAACAACTGCGGGGCGCCCTCTACGGCGGGATGAATCCGCGCACCAGCGTGCCGATGCTGTTGTCCCTGTATCAGGCGGGCGATTTGAAACTCGACGAGTTGGTCACCCGCCACTACCGGCTCGACGAGATCAACGAGGCATTCGCCGACCTGCGCGAGGGCCGCAACATCCGCGGCGTCATCGACTTCGCCGGCCGGTAG
- a CDS encoding cation-translocating P-type ATPase, which yields MKIPGVSSVVAGVAGGAAQVVRAGVSTAAGAAGALQTLASPVAELAGPVIQSMAQTTGRAIGLDGSADGAPAIVPPVRWHSGRRVHLDLDPLLPFPRWHEYAPAVEEPVRRIPGVAKAHVEGSLGRLVVELADDADDAAVLDEVRSTVASVAADISWSKAEAAPPSAPFADPGNPLAILVPLTAAALDLVAMGAAVTGWVTRLPAAPQTTRAAAALINHQPRMVSILEARLGRVGTDIALAATTAAAHGLTQSFGTPLLDLTQRTLQISEAAAHRRVWRDREPQLASPDRPQAPVVPVISSAKSEVPRHSWAAAAAGEASHVVVGGTIDAAMDKAKGSMAGPVESYVDSAANGSLIAAVSALVAGGGTEDAAAAIEAGVPRAAHMGRQAFAAVLGRGLANSGQLVLDPGALRRLDRVKVVVIDGAALRGDHRAVLRVRGEAPGWDDDRVYEVADALLHGEEAPEPDPDELPATGARLRWVPSQGPSAMPAQGLESADLIVDGDRVGRVDVGWEVDPYAIPLFQTAHRTGARVVLRHVAGTEDLTASVGATHPPGTPLLNVVRELRADRGPVLLITALHRDFASTDTLAALAIADVGVALDDPRAATAWTADIITGTDLADAVRILSAIPVARSASESAVHLAQGGTTLAGLLLVTGEQEKGASPLSFRRWLNPVNAAAATALVAGTFSATRVLRLPDPTPQPLTAWHALDPEIVYSRLAGGARPLAVETEPSWRRRLDDLSYSPALAPLRAPLQNVLRLASATRTELADPLTPILAVGAAASAIVGSNIDALLVAGVMTVNAITGGAQRLRAESAAAELFAEQDQMVRRVVVPAVATTRRRLEAARHATRTATVSAKSLRPGDVIDLAAPEVVPADARLLEAEDLEVDESLLTGESLPVDKQVEPVAVNDPDRASMLFEGSTIVAGHARAIVVATGVGTAAHRAISAVADVETAAGVQARLRELTSKVLPLTLAGGAAVSTLALLRRASLRQAVADGVAIAVAAVPEGLPLVATLSQLSAAQRLTARGALVRAPRTIEALGRVDTVCFDKTGTLTENRLRVVCAVPDDVNPHDPFPELTAPQSAELVRAAARASARPQEGQGHAHATDEAILTAASSLNGQRDSDWSMIAEVPFESSRGFAAAIGTVGNANGNPSDTPVLILKGAPEVILPRCRFADPEADQQRAEAVVRGLAEQGLRVLAVAQRGWKHDTDDDDTDADAVDAAAHNLELLGYVGLADTARASARPLIEALLDAERDVVLITGDHPITARAIARQLGLPADARVVTGAELAGLDEDACAKLVADVQVFARVSPEQKVQIVAALQRCGRVTAMVGDGANDAAAIRMADVGIGVSGRGSSAARGAADIVLTDQDLSVLLDALVEGRSMWAGVRDAVTILVGGNVGEVLFTIIGTAFGAGRAPVGTRQLLLVNLLTDMFPALAVAVTSQYVEPDEAEYPSAADAEAARREHRRAVLTGPTPSLDAPLMRQIVTRGAVTAAGATAAWAIGRWTPGTERRTATMGLTALVTTQLAQTLLTRRHSPLVVATALGSAGVLVGIVQTPVLSQFFGCTPLGPVAWTGVLGSTAGATAISALAPNWLAKQVAALEPGQQDA from the coding sequence GTGAAGATTCCCGGCGTTTCCAGCGTCGTCGCTGGGGTGGCTGGTGGGGCCGCACAGGTGGTGCGGGCCGGCGTATCCACCGCGGCGGGAGCCGCCGGTGCCCTGCAGACGTTGGCCAGCCCGGTGGCCGAGCTCGCCGGCCCGGTGATCCAGTCGATGGCGCAGACCACCGGCCGGGCCATCGGGTTGGACGGCTCGGCCGACGGCGCGCCCGCGATCGTGCCGCCGGTGCGCTGGCACAGCGGGCGGCGCGTGCACCTGGACCTGGACCCGCTGCTGCCCTTCCCCCGCTGGCACGAGTACGCGCCGGCCGTCGAGGAGCCGGTGCGCAGGATCCCGGGGGTGGCCAAGGCGCACGTCGAGGGCTCGCTGGGCCGGCTGGTGGTCGAACTCGCCGACGACGCCGACGACGCCGCCGTGCTGGACGAGGTGCGCTCGACCGTGGCCTCCGTCGCCGCGGACATCAGCTGGTCCAAGGCGGAGGCGGCCCCGCCGTCGGCGCCGTTCGCCGACCCGGGCAACCCGCTGGCGATCCTGGTGCCGCTCACCGCGGCGGCGCTGGATCTGGTGGCCATGGGTGCGGCGGTCACCGGCTGGGTGACCCGGCTGCCCGCCGCGCCGCAAACCACCCGGGCCGCGGCCGCGCTGATCAACCACCAACCGCGCATGGTGTCCATCCTGGAGGCGCGGCTGGGCCGGGTGGGCACCGACATCGCGCTCGCCGCGACGACGGCCGCCGCGCACGGCCTCACCCAGTCGTTCGGCACCCCGCTGCTCGACCTGACCCAGCGCACCCTGCAGATTTCCGAGGCGGCGGCACACCGCCGGGTGTGGCGGGACCGCGAGCCACAGCTGGCCTCGCCGGACCGGCCGCAGGCCCCGGTGGTGCCGGTCATCTCGTCGGCCAAGTCCGAGGTGCCCCGGCACAGCTGGGCGGCCGCGGCCGCCGGTGAGGCGTCGCACGTCGTGGTCGGCGGGACCATCGACGCCGCGATGGACAAGGCGAAGGGCTCGATGGCGGGGCCGGTGGAAAGCTACGTCGACTCCGCGGCCAACGGCTCGTTGATCGCCGCGGTGAGCGCGCTGGTGGCCGGCGGCGGCACCGAGGACGCGGCGGCGGCCATCGAGGCCGGGGTGCCGCGAGCCGCGCACATGGGTCGCCAGGCGTTCGCCGCGGTGCTGGGTCGCGGGCTGGCCAACTCCGGGCAGCTGGTGCTCGACCCCGGCGCGCTGCGCCGCCTGGACCGGGTCAAGGTGGTGGTCATCGACGGCGCGGCGCTGCGCGGCGACCACCGCGCCGTGCTGCGGGTCCGCGGCGAGGCGCCCGGCTGGGACGACGACCGGGTCTACGAGGTCGCCGACGCGCTGCTGCACGGCGAGGAGGCCCCCGAGCCCGACCCCGACGAGTTGCCCGCGACCGGCGCCCGGCTGAGATGGGTGCCGTCCCAAGGACCTTCGGCCATGCCCGCGCAGGGCCTGGAAAGCGCCGACCTGATCGTCGACGGCGACCGCGTCGGCCGCGTCGACGTGGGCTGGGAGGTCGACCCGTACGCGATTCCGCTGTTCCAGACCGCGCACCGCACCGGCGCCCGGGTGGTGCTGCGGCACGTCGCCGGCACCGAGGACCTCACCGCCAGCGTCGGCGCCACGCATCCGCCCGGCACCCCGCTGCTGAACGTGGTCCGCGAGCTGCGCGCCGACCGGGGGCCGGTGCTGCTGATCACCGCGCTGCACCGCGACTTCGCGTCGACCGACACCCTGGCCGCCCTGGCCATCGCGGATGTCGGTGTGGCCCTTGATGATCCGCGCGCCGCGACGGCCTGGACCGCCGACATCATCACCGGCACCGACCTGGCCGACGCGGTGCGGATCCTGTCGGCGATCCCGGTGGCCCGCTCGGCCAGCGAGTCGGCGGTGCACCTGGCCCAGGGCGGCACCACGCTGGCCGGGCTGCTGCTGGTCACCGGTGAGCAGGAGAAGGGCGCCAGCCCGTTGAGCTTCCGGCGCTGGCTCAACCCGGTCAACGCCGCGGCGGCCACCGCGCTGGTGGCGGGAACCTTCTCGGCCACCCGGGTGCTGCGGCTGCCCGATCCCACTCCGCAACCGCTGACCGCCTGGCACGCGCTGGATCCCGAGATCGTCTACTCCCGGCTGGCCGGCGGCGCGCGGCCGCTGGCCGTGGAGACCGAGCCGTCGTGGCGGCGCCGCCTCGACGACCTGTCCTACAGCCCGGCCCTGGCGCCGCTGCGGGCGCCGCTGCAGAACGTGCTGCGGCTGGCGTCGGCCACCCGCACCGAGCTGGCCGATCCGCTGACCCCCATCCTGGCCGTCGGCGCGGCGGCCTCGGCCATCGTCGGCAGCAACATCGACGCGCTACTGGTCGCCGGCGTTATGACCGTCAACGCGATAACCGGTGGGGCGCAACGACTTCGGGCCGAGTCGGCGGCCGCCGAGCTGTTCGCCGAGCAGGACCAGATGGTGCGCCGGGTGGTGGTGCCGGCGGTGGCGACCACCCGCCGCCGACTGGAGGCCGCCCGGCACGCCACCCGCACCGCGACGGTGTCCGCCAAGTCGCTGCGGCCCGGCGACGTCATCGACCTGGCCGCACCGGAAGTGGTGCCCGCCGACGCCCGGCTGCTGGAGGCCGAAGACCTCGAGGTCGACGAGTCGCTGCTGACCGGGGAGTCGCTGCCGGTGGACAAGCAGGTGGAGCCCGTCGCCGTCAACGACCCCGACCGCGCCAGCATGCTGTTCGAGGGCAGCACCATCGTGGCCGGGCACGCCCGGGCGATCGTGGTGGCCACCGGCGTGGGGACCGCCGCGCACCGCGCCATCTCGGCCGTCGCCGACGTGGAAACCGCGGCGGGGGTGCAGGCCCGGCTGCGCGAGCTCACCAGCAAGGTGCTGCCGCTGACGCTGGCCGGCGGTGCCGCGGTGTCGACGCTGGCGCTGCTGCGCCGCGCGTCGCTGCGCCAGGCGGTGGCCGACGGCGTGGCGATCGCGGTGGCCGCCGTCCCCGAGGGGCTGCCGCTGGTGGCCACCCTGTCCCAGCTGTCGGCCGCGCAGCGGCTGACCGCCCGCGGCGCCCTGGTCCGCGCGCCCCGCACCATCGAGGCGCTGGGCCGCGTCGACACCGTCTGTTTCGACAAGACCGGCACGCTCACCGAGAACCGGCTGCGGGTGGTGTGCGCGGTGCCCGACGACGTCAACCCGCACGACCCGTTCCCGGAGCTGACCGCCCCGCAGTCGGCGGAGCTGGTGCGGGCCGCCGCGCGGGCGTCCGCCCGGCCGCAGGAGGGGCAGGGGCATGCGCACGCCACCGACGAGGCGATCCTGACCGCCGCGAGTTCGCTGAACGGGCAACGGGATTCGGACTGGTCGATGATCGCCGAGGTGCCGTTCGAGTCCAGCCGCGGCTTCGCCGCCGCGATCGGCACCGTGGGCAACGCCAACGGGAACCCCTCGGACACACCGGTGCTCATCCTCAAGGGGGCGCCCGAGGTGATCCTGCCGCGCTGCCGGTTCGCCGACCCGGAGGCCGACCAGCAGCGGGCCGAGGCGGTGGTGCGGGGCCTGGCCGAACAGGGCTTGCGGGTGCTCGCGGTGGCGCAGCGGGGCTGGAAGCACGACACCGACGACGACGACACCGACGCCGACGCGGTGGACGCCGCCGCGCACAACCTGGAACTGCTCGGCTACGTCGGTCTGGCCGACACCGCCCGCGCGTCGGCGCGCCCGCTGATCGAGGCGCTGCTGGACGCCGAGCGCGACGTCGTGCTGATCACCGGCGACCACCCGATCACCGCGCGGGCGATCGCCCGCCAGCTGGGCCTGCCGGCCGACGCCCGGGTGGTCACCGGCGCCGAGCTGGCCGGCCTGGACGAGGACGCGTGCGCCAAGCTGGTCGCCGACGTGCAGGTGTTCGCCCGGGTCAGCCCGGAGCAGAAGGTGCAGATCGTGGCCGCCCTGCAGCGCTGCGGACGGGTGACCGCGATGGTCGGCGACGGCGCCAACGACGCCGCGGCGATCCGGATGGCCGACGTCGGCATCGGGGTGAGCGGGCGCGGTTCGTCGGCCGCCCGCGGCGCGGCCGACATCGTGCTGACCGACCAGGACCTGAGCGTGCTGCTGGACGCCCTGGTCGAGGGCCGCAGCATGTGGGCCGGGGTGCGCGACGCCGTCACGATCCTGGTCGGCGGCAACGTGGGCGAGGTGCTGTTCACCATCATCGGCACCGCCTTCGGCGCCGGCCGGGCCCCGGTGGGCACCCGGCAGCTGCTGCTGGTCAACCTGCTCACCGACATGTTCCCCGCGCTGGCGGTCGCGGTCACCTCGCAGTACGTCGAACCCGACGAAGCCGAGTACCCCTCCGCCGCGGACGCCGAGGCCGCCCGGCGCGAGCACCGCCGCGCGGTGCTGACCGGACCCACCCCCTCGCTGGACGCCCCGCTGATGCGCCAGATCGTCACCCGCGGCGCGGTCACCGCGGCCGGGGCGACCGCGGCCTGGGCCATCGGCCGGTGGACCCCGGGCACCGAACGCCGCACGGCGACAATGGGTTTGACCGCGCTGGTGACCACCCAGCTGGCGCAGACGCTGCTGACCCGCCGGCACAGCCCGCTGGTGGTGGCGACCGCGCTGGGCAGCGCGGGGGTGTTGGTCGGCATCGTGCAGACCCCGGTGCTCAGCCAGTTCTTCGGCTGCACGCCGTTGGGGCCGGTCGCCTGGACCGGGGTGCTGGGTTCCACCGCGGGCGCCACCGCGATCTCGGCGCTGGCCCCCAACTGGCTGGCCAAACAGGTCGCCGCCCTCGAGCCCGGCCAGCAGGATGCCTAA
- a CDS encoding AMP-binding protein, whose product MTARAAPDTAQTSLAYRRGWWVRSTLADAARAAAQRTPERIALVDNEVRLNCATLYAQAGELAAALLARIPAGSVVSFMLPNWHEAAVIYLAATLAGMVVNPILPSLRDHDLRFVLEDAGAAMVFVPHRYGGHDYPAMLDRVTAAMSAAPQVVVLRGPDTGRTGRHTPYRCMLGGPPGGLPALDPDAVRMILYTSGTTSSPKGVLHTHNSIHALICQIRDHWAIDPGDTFLVPSPLAHIGGSIYAFECPLLLGTTAVLMDRWDPARAVALMTAHRCTHMAGATPFLQQLLSAAANAGTRLPDLKVFICGGASVSPSLIRRAAAYFDRAVVTRVYGCTEVPVATVGAPRPQEADYAADTDGRPGIAEIKLVAHPAAPTGDGEICVRGPQMLRGYRHPEDDAESFDAAGFFRIGDLGRWALADSADRYLVVTGRAKDVIIRSGENISAKEVEDLLADHPGIAEIAVVGLPDERTGERACAVIVPTPGASPDVASLLALLVSKGVAKFKAPEQVVLWDALPKNDAGKVLKHRIRAALSKDG is encoded by the coding sequence ATGACCGCCCGCGCCGCCCCGGACACCGCGCAAACATCCCTGGCCTACCGGCGCGGCTGGTGGGTGCGCAGCACACTGGCCGACGCGGCGCGCGCCGCTGCGCAACGTACGCCAGAGCGGATAGCGTTGGTGGACAACGAGGTTCGGCTGAACTGCGCCACCCTGTACGCCCAGGCCGGCGAGCTGGCCGCCGCCCTGCTGGCCCGTATCCCGGCCGGCAGCGTGGTGTCGTTCATGCTGCCGAACTGGCACGAGGCCGCGGTCATCTACCTGGCCGCGACACTGGCCGGCATGGTGGTGAACCCGATCCTGCCGTCACTGCGCGACCACGACCTGCGTTTCGTTCTCGAGGATGCCGGCGCCGCAATGGTTTTCGTCCCGCACCGGTACGGCGGCCACGACTACCCGGCGATGCTGGACCGCGTGACGGCCGCGATGAGCGCGGCGCCGCAGGTGGTGGTGCTGCGCGGCCCCGACACGGGACGAACCGGTCGGCACACCCCGTACCGCTGCATGCTGGGCGGACCGCCCGGGGGCCTTCCGGCACTGGATCCCGATGCGGTGCGGATGATCCTCTATACCTCCGGCACCACCAGCAGCCCGAAAGGCGTTCTGCACACCCATAATTCGATACATGCGCTGATCTGCCAGATCCGTGACCACTGGGCGATCGATCCTGGCGACACATTCCTGGTGCCGTCGCCGCTCGCCCATATCGGCGGCTCGATCTACGCGTTTGAATGCCCGCTGCTGCTGGGCACCACGGCGGTGCTGATGGACCGGTGGGACCCGGCGCGGGCGGTGGCGTTGATGACCGCGCATCGCTGCACCCACATGGCCGGGGCCACACCGTTTTTGCAGCAGCTGCTCTCGGCCGCCGCGAACGCCGGCACCCGCCTGCCCGACCTGAAGGTGTTCATCTGCGGCGGCGCCTCGGTGTCGCCGTCACTGATCCGCCGGGCCGCAGCCTATTTCGACCGCGCGGTCGTCACCCGGGTGTACGGCTGCACCGAGGTGCCGGTGGCCACCGTCGGGGCGCCCCGGCCGCAGGAGGCCGACTACGCCGCCGACACCGACGGCCGGCCCGGCATCGCCGAGATCAAGCTCGTCGCGCACCCGGCGGCGCCCACCGGTGACGGCGAGATCTGCGTGCGCGGCCCGCAGATGCTGCGCGGCTACCGCCACCCGGAGGACGACGCCGAGTCCTTCGACGCCGCAGGGTTTTTCCGTATCGGCGACCTGGGCCGCTGGGCCTTAGCCGATTCCGCCGACCGGTACCTGGTCGTGACCGGCCGCGCCAAGGACGTCATCATCCGCAGCGGCGAGAACATCTCCGCCAAGGAGGTGGAGGACCTGCTGGCCGACCATCCCGGCATCGCCGAGATCGCGGTCGTCGGGCTGCCCGACGAGCGCACCGGCGAGCGGGCGTGCGCGGTCATCGTTCCGACCCCCGGGGCGAGCCCGGACGTGGCCAGCCTGCTGGCGCTGCTGGTGAGCAAGGGGGTGGCCAAGTTCAAGGCGCCCGAACAGGTGGTGCTCTGGGATGCCCTGCCGAAGAACGACGCCGGCAAGGTGCTCAAGCATCGGATCCGCGCGGCGCTGAGTAAGGATGGCTGA
- a CDS encoding SDR family NAD(P)-dependent oxidoreductase produces MADMQVAIVTGASSGIGLGCATRLAGTGMAVLGTGRDPKRLAELETAIGDPDRVATVAVDLTDDDAPRRIVDRALQRWGHIDFLINNAGVGSPKPLHETDDETLDYFLNLMLRAPFRLAREVLPHLPPGSAIINVTSTFTVVGGLRGGAYSAAKGGLTALTTHIACQYGASGIRCNAVAPGVTVTPMVENRLQDPRFRKINTEMTPHQRLGSVDDIAATVAFLCSPGGSFINGQTIVVDGGWSSTKYLSEYALTSEWIAP; encoded by the coding sequence ATGGCTGACATGCAGGTCGCGATCGTCACGGGCGCAAGCAGCGGCATCGGGTTGGGCTGCGCGACCAGGCTGGCCGGGACGGGCATGGCGGTGCTCGGCACCGGCCGCGACCCAAAGCGGTTGGCCGAGTTGGAAACCGCGATCGGCGACCCCGACCGGGTCGCCACCGTCGCGGTCGACCTGACCGACGACGACGCGCCGCGGCGCATCGTGGACCGCGCCCTGCAGCGGTGGGGCCACATCGACTTCCTGATCAACAACGCCGGCGTGGGCAGCCCCAAACCGCTGCACGAAACCGACGACGAGACCCTGGACTACTTCCTGAATTTGATGCTGCGGGCACCGTTTCGGCTCGCGCGCGAGGTGCTGCCCCACCTGCCGCCCGGATCGGCGATCATCAACGTGACATCGACGTTCACCGTCGTCGGCGGCCTGCGCGGCGGCGCCTACTCCGCGGCCAAGGGCGGGCTGACCGCGCTGACCACCCACATCGCCTGCCAATACGGCGCCTCCGGCATCCGCTGCAATGCCGTCGCGCCGGGGGTGACGGTCACCCCGATGGTGGAAAACCGGTTGCAGGACCCGCGCTTTCGCAAGATCAACACGGAGATGACACCGCACCAACGGTTGGGCAGCGTCGACGACATCGCCGCCACCGTCGCGTTCCTGTGCTCGCCGGGCGGAAGTTTCATCAACGGCCAGACGATCGTCGTCGACGGCGGATGGAGTTCGACGAAGTATCTGTCGGAGTACGCGCTGACCTCGGAGTGGATCGCGCCGTGA
- a CDS encoding SRPBCC family protein — protein MSQPDAPPMSWWVVGSEHTLSQQVPAPPAAVRDFYVDLDNLRLVHPLIVAVQTLFRGQTPDGYLHRYRVTDRIPLGPLALRINYRAQLLVRADGVVLTEADQSPGVRLRGTVSFAPTAAGTRITERIRIAAPRPLAPMTVRQAVKAHTAMLAGIRSHFANPVER, from the coding sequence ATGAGCCAACCGGACGCACCGCCGATGAGCTGGTGGGTGGTGGGCTCCGAGCACACGCTGAGCCAGCAGGTGCCGGCCCCGCCGGCCGCGGTCCGCGACTTCTACGTCGATTTGGACAACCTCAGGCTGGTCCACCCGCTGATCGTCGCGGTCCAGACGCTCTTTCGTGGGCAGACCCCGGACGGCTACCTGCACCGCTACCGGGTGACGGACCGGATCCCGTTGGGGCCCTTGGCCTTACGCATCAACTATCGGGCCCAGCTGCTGGTGCGCGCGGACGGGGTGGTGCTGACCGAGGCCGACCAGTCGCCGGGGGTGCGCCTGCGCGGCACGGTCAGCTTCGCGCCGACGGCCGCCGGCACCCGCATCACCGAACGGATCCGGATCGCGGCGCCGCGACCACTGGCCCCGATGACCGTCCGGCAAGCCGTCAAGGCGCACACGGCGATGCTGGCCGGGATCCGGAGCCACTTCGCGAATCCGGTTGAGCGGTAG